The following proteins are encoded in a genomic region of Clostridium kluyveri:
- a CDS encoding beta strand repeat-containing protein, with product MPVIQVNPSDDAYISQLNPNTNFGSSSLLFTGVFVPSNDVFRSLLKFDLSNIPSGSSILQASLELFVFRKDIPDAVLSPQTVNVFTNASDFSEDTVTWNNAPALNATTDFVNVTDSDIGSFISIDITDLVTDWFNGSMINNGITLVGIENVIDTIIGYFSKEWPVPSQRPFLNVEYVTLVPTGITGPTGPTGPTGPTGATGDTGATGATGDTGPTGATGDTGATGDTGPTGPTGATGDTGATGATGDTGATGATGDTGPTGATGAIGDTGPTGATGDTGATGATGDTGPTGATGDTGPTGATGDTGATGATGSTGDTGATGATGDTGPTGATGDTGATGATGDTGATGATGDTGATGATGDTGATGATGDTGPTGATGDTGATGATGDTGATGATGDTGPTGATGDTGATGATGDTGATGATGDTGATGATGATGATGDTGATGATGDTGPTGATGDTGATGATGDTGSTGATGDTGPTGATGDTGATGATGDTGATGATGDTGPTGATGATGDTGATGATGDTGATGATGDTGATGATGDTGPTGATGDTGATGATGDTGATGATGDTGATGSTGDTGATGDTGATGATGDTGATGATGDTGPTGPTGDTGATGATGDTGATGATGDTGATGATGDTGPTGATGDTGATGDTGATGATGDTGATGATGDTGATGATGDTGATGAIGDTGPTGPTGDTGPTGATGDTGPIGATGDTGATGATGDTGATGATGDTGPTGATGDTGATGATGATGDTGATGATGDTGPTGATGDTGATGPTGATGDTGPTGPTGDTGATGATGDTGATGATGDTGPTGATGDTGATGATGATGDTGPTGATGDTGATGATGDTGTTGATGDTGATGATGDTGPTGATGDTGATGATGDTGATGATGDTGATGATGDTGPTGATGDTGATGPTGATGDTGPTGPTGDTGATGATGDTGATGATGDTGPTGATGDTGATGDTGATGATGDTGATGTTGATGDTGATGATGDTGATGATGDTGPTGATGDTGATGLTGDTGPTGATGATGDTGATGDTGATGATGDTGATGATGDTGATGATGDTGPTGATGDTGATGDTGATGATGDTGPTGPTGATGDTGATGATGDTGVTGATGDTGPTGDTGATGATGDTGATGATGATGATGDTGATGATGDTGATGDTGPTGATGDTGATGATGDTGPTGATGDTGPTGATGDTGPTGPTGATGPTGPVSILSSSENSTANAITGTPTALLSQTITTTGQELKLDSVVELDIIVTAILPYSYSILYELREDTTTIASITINNAGTATSLGEAHTEISNLTWTQTPTAGSHTYDIQLTLTSSTNITSVTANTKALNIIG from the coding sequence ATGCCAGTTATACAAGTCAATCCTAGTGATGATGCATATATATCTCAATTGAATCCTAATACAAATTTTGGTAGTTCAAGCCTTTTATTCACAGGAGTGTTTGTTCCATCTAATGATGTATTTAGAAGTTTACTGAAATTTGATTTATCTAATATTCCTTCTGGAAGTAGTATATTGCAAGCTTCACTAGAATTGTTTGTTTTTAGAAAAGATATACCTGATGCAGTGTTATCACCTCAAACTGTCAATGTATTTACAAATGCAAGTGATTTTTCAGAGGATACAGTTACGTGGAATAACGCACCTGCATTGAATGCAACAACCGATTTTGTAAATGTAACGGATAGTGATATTGGTAGTTTTATTAGTATTGATATAACAGATTTAGTAACTGATTGGTTTAATGGTTCGATGATAAATAATGGAATTACGTTGGTTGGAATAGAAAATGTCATTGATACCATAATAGGATATTTCTCCAAAGAATGGCCAGTTCCTAGTCAGAGACCATTTTTAAATGTAGAATATGTTACGTTAGTACCTACTGGTATTACAGGACCGACGGGACCAACGGGCCCAACCGGCCCAACCGGAGCAACAGGAGACACAGGAGCAACTGGGGCAACAGGAGACACGGGTCCAACTGGGGCAACAGGAGACACAGGAGCAACAGGAGATACTGGCCCAACGGGTCCAACTGGAGCAACAGGTGACACCGGAGCAACCGGGGCAACAGGAGACACGGGAGCAACAGGAGCAACAGGAGATACTGGCCCAACGGGAGCAACTGGGGCAATCGGTGACACAGGTCCGACAGGAGCAACAGGAGATACAGGAGCAACTGGAGCAACCGGAGATACTGGTCCAACCGGAGCAACCGGAGACACGGGTCCAACAGGAGCAACAGGAGACACTGGGGCAACTGGGGCAACTGGATCAACAGGAGACACGGGAGCAACTGGGGCAACAGGAGATACGGGTCCAACCGGAGCAACAGGAGATACAGGAGCAACAGGAGCAACAGGAGATACAGGAGCAACAGGAGCAACGGGAGACACAGGAGCAACTGGAGCAACAGGAGACACAGGAGCAACTGGGGCAACAGGAGACACGGGTCCAACTGGGGCAACAGGAGACACTGGGGCAACTGGAGCAACGGGAGACACAGGAGCGACCGGAGCAACCGGTGACACAGGTCCAACTGGAGCAACCGGAGATACGGGAGCAACCGGAGCAACGGGAGACACCGGAGCAACTGGGGCAACAGGCGACACAGGAGCAACTGGGGCAACAGGAGCAACCGGAGCAACAGGAGACACGGGAGCAACTGGGGCAACCGGTGACACAGGACCAACAGGAGCAACAGGAGATACAGGAGCAACTGGAGCAACAGGAGACACGGGTTCAACCGGAGCAACCGGAGACACGGGTCCAACAGGAGCAACAGGAGACACTGGGGCAACTGGAGCAACGGGAGACACAGGAGCGACCGGAGCAACCGGAGACACAGGACCAACAGGAGCAACAGGAGCGACAGGAGACACGGGAGCAACTGGGGCAACAGGAGACACAGGAGCAACCGGAGCAACAGGAGACACTGGGGCAACTGGAGCAACCGGAGACACGGGTCCAACTGGAGCAACTGGAGATACGGGAGCAACTGGAGCGACGGGAGATACAGGAGCAACTGGGGCAACAGGTGATACGGGAGCAACAGGATCAACAGGAGACACGGGAGCAACCGGAGACACAGGCGCAACCGGAGCAACCGGAGACACAGGAGCAACTGGAGCGACAGGAGATACTGGCCCAACAGGTCCAACCGGAGATACAGGCGCAACAGGCGCAACCGGAGATACTGGAGCAACCGGAGCAACAGGAGACACAGGAGCAACCGGGGCAACAGGAGATACGGGTCCAACCGGAGCAACAGGAGATACAGGAGCAACAGGAGACACGGGAGCAACAGGAGCAACAGGAGATACAGGAGCAACTGGGGCAACAGGAGACACGGGAGCAACAGGAGCAACGGGAGACACCGGAGCAACTGGGGCAATAGGAGACACGGGTCCAACAGGCCCAACCGGAGATACAGGGCCAACCGGAGCAACAGGAGACACGGGTCCAATAGGAGCAACAGGAGACACTGGGGCAACTGGAGCAACGGGAGACACAGGAGCGACCGGAGCAACCGGTGACACAGGTCCAACTGGAGCAACCGGAGATACGGGAGCAACCGGAGCAACTGGGGCAACAGGAGACACAGGAGCAACTGGGGCAACTGGAGACACGGGTCCAACAGGAGCAACAGGAGATACAGGAGCAACAGGTCCAACTGGGGCAACAGGAGATACTGGCCCAACGGGTCCAACCGGAGATACAGGCGCAACAGGCGCAACCGGAGATACTGGAGCAACCGGAGCAACAGGAGACACGGGTCCAACAGGAGCAACAGGAGATACGGGAGCAACCGGAGCAACTGGGGCAACAGGAGACACAGGCCCAACCGGAGCAACAGGAGACACAGGAGCAACCGGAGCAACCGGAGATACAGGCACAACAGGAGCAACAGGAGATACAGGAGCAACTGGAGCAACGGGAGACACGGGTCCAACAGGAGCAACAGGAGACACTGGGGCAACAGGAGCAACGGGAGACACCGGAGCAACTGGGGCAACAGGCGACACAGGAGCAACTGGGGCAACTGGAGACACGGGTCCAACAGGAGCAACAGGAGATACAGGAGCAACAGGTCCAACTGGGGCAACAGGAGATACTGGCCCAACGGGTCCAACCGGAGATACAGGCGCAACAGGCGCAACCGGAGATACTGGAGCAACAGGAGCAACCGGAGACACGGGTCCAACAGGAGCAACAGGAGATACAGGAGCAACAGGAGACACTGGGGCAACTGGGGCAACAGGAGACACAGGAGCAACCGGGACAACAGGAGCGACAGGAGATACAGGAGCAACAGGAGCAACAGGAGACACCGGAGCAACTGGAGCAACAGGAGACACGGGTCCAACCGGAGCAACCGGAGACACTGGAGCAACAGGACTAACAGGAGACACGGGTCCAACAGGAGCAACAGGAGCAACAGGAGATACAGGAGCAACAGGAGACACTGGGGCAACTGGGGCAACAGGAGACACAGGAGCAACCGGAGCAACAGGAGACACGGGAGCAACTGGGGCAACTGGTGACACAGGTCCAACAGGAGCAACAGGAGATACAGGAGCAACCGGAGATACAGGCGCAACAGGAGCGACAGGAGATACTGGCCCAACGGGTCCAACAGGAGCAACAGGAGACACTGGGGCAACAGGAGCAACCGGAGACACGGGAGTAACTGGGGCAACCGGAGACACAGGTCCAACAGGAGATACAGGAGCGACTGGGGCAACAGGAGACACAGGAGCAACAGGAGCAACCGGAGCAACAGGAGCGACTGGAGATACAGGAGCAACTGGGGCAACGGGCGACACGGGAGCAACCGGAGATACTGGTCCAACCGGAGCAACCGGAGACACAGGAGCAACTGGGGCAACCGGAGACACAGGTCCAACAGGAGCAACCGGAGACACAGGTCCAACAGGAGCAACCGGAGATACTGGTCCAACAGGCCCAACCGGAGCAACAGGTCCAACGGGCCCTGTAAGTATACTATCTTCTTCGGAGAATAGTACAGCTAATGCAATCACTGGTACTCCAACTGCACTTCTTTCTCAGACAATAACTACGACTGGACAGGAATTAAAACTGGATTCTGTAGTAGAATTGGATATAATAGTAACTGCAATACTTCCTTATAGTTATTCAATTCTATATGAGTTACGTGAAGATACAACCACTATAGCTTCAATAACAATTAATAATGCAGGTACTGCTACTTCACTTGGAGAAGCACACACAGAAATTTCTAATTTGACATGGACTCAAACTCCTACAGCTGGTTCTCACACTTATGATATTCAGCTTACACTTACTAGCTCTACTAATATTACAAGTGTTACGGCAAACACTAAAGCATTGAATATCATAGGATAG
- a CDS encoding helix-turn-helix transcriptional regulator: MKAIIDGCLSASLKISELIFLTNTSAAKLQNDFQLAFGITIHRYVIKARMKEALHKIDSTDKPIYSILKKESNRKYICYWLGRP; this comes from the coding sequence ATGAAAGCGATTATTGATGGGTGTCTTTCGGCTTCACTTAAAATTTCCGAATTGATCTTTTTGACAAATACAAGTGCTGCTAAGCTGCAAAATGATTTTCAGCTTGCTTTTGGCATTACGATTCACAGATATGTGATAAAAGCTCGTATGAAAGAGGCATTACACAAAATTGACAGTACCGACAAACCAATCTATTCCATTTTAAAAAAAGAAAGTAACCGGAAATATATTTGCTACTGGTTGGGGCGACCTTAA
- a CDS encoding metal-dependent transcriptional regulator — translation MSKLTYTMENYLEAIYELSKEESGVRVSDIAYRLGVTKASTNRAMTTLSEKGLITNEKYKEIFLTDIGKKLAEKTSKKHHVIRKFLIEILDVDSDIADKDACAIEHVISDESVLAMLEYFKK, via the coding sequence ATGAGTAAATTAACCTATACCATGGAAAATTATCTGGAAGCAATATATGAACTTTCAAAAGAAGAGTCAGGAGTCAGAGTATCTGATATAGCCTACCGCCTGGGTGTTACAAAAGCCAGTACTAATAGAGCAATGACTACACTAAGCGAAAAAGGATTGATTACAAATGAAAAATACAAAGAAATATTTTTAACTGATATTGGAAAAAAACTGGCGGAGAAAACTTCTAAGAAGCACCATGTCATCCGTAAATTTCTTATTGAAATTTTAGATGTTGATTCAGATATTGCCGATAAGGATGCCTGTGCTATAGAACATGTTATCAGCGATGAATCTGTTCTTGCCATGCTAGAATATTTCAAAAAATAA
- a CDS encoding amidase domain-containing protein — MNYKNNLSYSRIEAVNYALNYAKSPNPAYKYFPVQGDNGGDCTNFISQCLKAGGAPMVSSHKNQWWYSGPKWSVSWTVAGSLYWYLKINADEQLYGAKGTEVDYVSMLDVGDIIFYKNKRGRIQHSAIITSFDKDYPLISQHTPNHLNISYEKDWAIKMHFLKISL, encoded by the coding sequence ATGAACTATAAAAATAATTTATCTTATTCTAGGATAGAAGCTGTAAATTATGCCCTAAACTATGCTAAATCACCAAATCCTGCTTATAAATATTTCCCAGTACAAGGTGATAATGGAGGTGACTGTACAAATTTTATATCCCAATGCCTTAAAGCCGGTGGAGCTCCAATGGTGTCTTCACATAAGAATCAATGGTGGTACAGTGGTCCCAAGTGGTCGGTCTCATGGACTGTAGCGGGTTCACTTTACTGGTATTTGAAAATCAATGCTGATGAACAATTATACGGTGCTAAAGGTACAGAAGTTGATTATGTATCAATGCTTGATGTTGGCGATATAATCTTTTATAAAAATAAAAGAGGTAGAATTCAACACTCAGCAATTATAACTTCATTTGACAAAGATTATCCTTTAATATCGCAACATACTCCAAACCATTTAAACATATCCTATGAAAAAGACTGGGCTATTAAGATGCATTTTCTAAAAATATCCTTATAG
- a CDS encoding class I SAM-dependent methyltransferase produces MENQNRVQQNFGKNASNYRYSSVHNNARDLHRMIKLLNPQPEDKVLDVATGTGHTAIKLAQYTQQVEAIDITREMLHEAKKQSYENGITNIEFRIEDVHNMKIPDNTFHIVVCRLAAHHFSNIKTALKEMCRVLKTGGKLYILDCSVVDGDESERMFNEIELLRDSSHVFSYSPRLWSKLLRELPLEEGQLNFHKVSYELPQWFERMKTEQKNRDKIFGILDNLSQRVKEYYPYSENYITTYRVEILKKKI; encoded by the coding sequence GTGGAAAATCAAAACAGAGTACAACAAAATTTTGGGAAAAATGCTTCTAATTATAGGTATAGTTCAGTCCATAATAATGCCCGGGATCTTCATAGAATGATAAAATTATTGAATCCACAACCTGAAGATAAGGTTTTAGATGTGGCAACTGGTACGGGTCATACAGCTATAAAACTTGCACAATATACTCAACAGGTTGAAGCAATTGACATTACACGTGAAATGTTACATGAAGCAAAAAAACAGTCATATGAAAATGGAATTACCAATATAGAATTTCGTATTGAAGATGTTCATAATATGAAAATTCCAGACAACACATTTCATATTGTTGTCTGTAGATTAGCTGCTCACCACTTTTCAAATATCAAAACGGCACTTAAAGAAATGTGCAGAGTTTTAAAAACGGGAGGAAAATTATATATTTTAGATTGTTCTGTAGTTGATGGAGATGAGTCCGAAAGGATGTTTAATGAGATTGAACTATTGAGGGATAGTTCTCATGTATTTTCATATTCACCACGTTTATGGAGTAAATTACTAAGAGAGCTTCCTTTAGAAGAAGGGCAATTGAATTTCCATAAAGTTTCATATGAACTACCTCAATGGTTTGAGCGTATGAAAACAGAACAAAAAAATAGGGATAAAATATTTGGAATTTTAGATAATTTATCCCAAAGGGTTAAAGAGTATTATCCTTATAGTGAAAATTATATAACTACATATAGAGTAGAAATTCTAAAAAAGAAAATTTGA
- a CDS encoding heavy metal-binding domain-containing protein: protein MIVTTTNCIEGKKVLEYKGIVFGEVISGVDAIKDIAAGFTNFFGGRSKSYEGELIQAREEALEELKNRAYAVGANAVIGIDIDYEVLGQGGNMLMVTASGTAVVVG, encoded by the coding sequence ATGATTGTAACAACTACAAATTGTATAGAGGGAAAGAAAGTTTTAGAATATAAAGGAATTGTTTTTGGAGAAGTAATTTCTGGAGTAGATGCTATTAAAGATATTGCAGCGGGATTTACTAACTTTTTTGGAGGACGTTCAAAATCTTATGAAGGAGAACTTATACAGGCTAGAGAAGAAGCGTTAGAAGAATTGAAAAATAGGGCGTATGCTGTTGGAGCAAATGCTGTTATTGGGATAGATATTGATTATGAGGTATTAGGACAGGGAGGAAATATGCTCATGGTAACTGCTTCAGGAACAGCAGTAGTAGTTGGGTAA
- the msrB gene encoding peptide-methionine (R)-S-oxide reductase MsrB: MSNTYNKEYLKKKLSPIQYKVTQENETEPPFENEYWDFNGEGIYVDICSGEPLFTSLDKFDSGCGWPSFSKPLVPENINESKDNSHGMIRTEVRSKKGNSHLGHVFDDGPKALGGLRYCINSASIKFIPLDDLDRKGYGEYKKLFKTYK; this comes from the coding sequence ATGTCAAATACTTATAATAAAGAATATCTAAAGAAAAAGCTTTCTCCTATACAATATAAGGTAACTCAGGAGAATGAAACTGAACCCCCTTTTGAAAATGAATATTGGGACTTCAACGGAGAGGGTATATATGTGGACATCTGTAGTGGAGAACCCTTATTTACCTCTCTGGATAAATTTGATTCTGGCTGCGGCTGGCCAAGTTTTTCAAAGCCATTGGTTCCTGAAAATATAAATGAATCCAAAGACAATTCCCATGGAATGATTAGAACAGAAGTAAGAAGTAAAAAGGGTAATTCTCATTTAGGCCATGTTTTTGATGACGGTCCAAAGGCATTAGGAGGACTCAGGTATTGTATAAATAGTGCTTCCATAAAATTTATACCTTTAGATGATTTAGATAGAAAAGGGTATGGTGAGTATAAAAAATTATTTAAAACATATAAATGA
- a CDS encoding SdpI family protein: MKKISKVLKKDWIILIIIILGFGFGAYFYSSLPDRVPIHWNIEGEVNGYGTKFFGAFGLPLINLGCYLMFIILPYIDPKKKNYEKFNSTYQYLKYILIIFLFGIQIITLLASTGVVINIADYIQIMISLIFILIGNVMGRFSHNYFVGIKTPWTLADEQVWKRTHRIAGPLWVIGGILNLLLTFTGIYFKKIGFMVILIIIVVFPIIYSYILYRKIHSDMN, from the coding sequence ATGAAAAAAATAAGTAAAGTTTTAAAAAAAGATTGGATTATTTTAATTATTATAATTTTGGGATTTGGATTTGGAGCATATTTCTATAGTTCACTTCCCGATAGAGTTCCTATACATTGGAATATAGAGGGTGAAGTTAACGGTTATGGAACCAAGTTCTTCGGAGCTTTTGGACTTCCATTGATAAATCTAGGATGTTATTTAATGTTTATTATACTTCCATATATAGATCCCAAGAAAAAAAATTATGAAAAATTCAATTCCACTTATCAATATTTAAAATATATATTAATTATATTTTTATTTGGAATACAAATTATTACCCTTTTAGCATCAACTGGAGTAGTCATTAATATAGCAGATTATATACAAATCATGATATCATTGATATTTATTTTAATAGGAAATGTAATGGGAAGGTTTAGTCACAACTATTTTGTGGGGATAAAAACTCCCTGGACTTTAGCAGACGAACAGGTATGGAAAAGAACTCACAGAATTGCAGGACCACTTTGGGTTATAGGAGGTATTTTAAATTTATTATTAACTTTTACAGGGATATATTTTAAGAAGATAGGTTTTATGGTTATCCTAATAATAATTGTAGTTTTTCCCATTATTTATTCTTATATTCTCTACAGAAAGATACATTCAGATATGAACTAA
- a CDS encoding response regulator transcription factor produces the protein MKKILIIEDDINIAEMERDYLELNGYSVEIVQDGNKGIDMIMGEMYDVIIVDLMLPGKNGFEIIKEVRKKFEIPVIVVSARNEDIDKIRGLNFGADDYMTKPFSPAELAARIKSHISRYERLKGNNFSSEIIAVKGLEINRASHRVTVNGKEVKLTSKEYEILVFLASNPNIVFTKGNIFDSIWGSEFIGDLATVAVHIQKIRKKIEKDPQNPEFIETLWGTGYRFKL, from the coding sequence ATGAAAAAAATTCTTATAATTGAAGATGATATAAATATAGCTGAAATGGAAAGAGACTATTTGGAGTTAAATGGATATAGTGTAGAAATTGTTCAAGATGGAAATAAAGGGATTGATATGATCATGGGGGAAATGTATGATGTAATAATTGTTGATTTGATGCTTCCTGGAAAAAATGGATTTGAAATAATAAAGGAAGTGAGAAAGAAATTTGAAATACCTGTAATAGTAGTTTCCGCAAGAAATGAGGATATTGATAAGATAAGAGGGTTAAATTTTGGAGCAGATGATTATATGACAAAACCTTTTAGTCCTGCTGAGCTTGCAGCTAGAATAAAATCTCATATAAGCAGATATGAAAGACTTAAGGGCAATAATTTTTCTTCGGAAATTATTGCGGTTAAGGGTCTTGAAATTAATAGAGCTTCCCACAGAGTAACTGTCAATGGGAAAGAAGTAAAATTAACTTCAAAGGAGTACGAAATACTTGTGTTTTTGGCTTCAAATCCCAATATAGTATTTACCAAAGGGAACATATTCGACAGCATATGGGGAAGTGAGTTTATTGGTGATTTGGCCACTGTAGCAGTACATATTCAGAAAATAAGAAAGAAAATAGAAAAGGATCCTCAAAATCCAGAATTTATAGAAACATTGTGGGGAACTGGGTACAGGTTTAAGTTATAA
- a CDS encoding HAMP domain-containing sensor histidine kinase yields the protein MKKTVKFIELIDKKIEIVRIYINEKRKNHHKIHEVKEKMRKKFEIEYKNNREFEWYSKHMRHSHMFIIIFNLILWFFIFRYFGGKTVTVIIAIIFGSIGVNQVLFSRNLENNVFKPINKLKSAVDEISRGNYGVNIKVNSTKEINSLLNSFNEMAEKLYEGEKLKKAYEENRKLLIANISHDLKTPITSIQGYIETMLEMRDLPQDKINKYYKIIYNNSVYMNKLIEDLFLFSKLDMQKLELNFEKVDVKNFMNDLMEEFKYDMEDRGIKFNYVDELKKDCYINIDCKRVNQIFRNIIGNAVKYSCNNVIKIEVRLYEMKDYLCASIKDNGPGIPGDKLQNIFNRFYKVDYARTKDLMSTGLGLAIAKELMESHGGRIEVSSTQGVGTCFTVMFPRKVEDSDEKNSYN from the coding sequence ATGAAAAAAACTGTGAAATTTATTGAATTAATTGATAAAAAAATTGAAATTGTACGTATATATATAAATGAGAAAAGAAAAAATCACCATAAAATACATGAGGTAAAAGAAAAAATGCGCAAAAAATTTGAAATAGAATATAAAAATAATAGAGAATTTGAATGGTACTCCAAGCATATGAGACATTCACATATGTTTATCATAATTTTTAATTTAATACTATGGTTTTTTATATTCAGATATTTTGGAGGAAAAACAGTAACAGTAATTATTGCCATAATTTTTGGTTCTATTGGAGTAAATCAAGTGTTATTCAGTAGGAATTTAGAAAATAATGTATTCAAACCAATAAATAAGTTAAAAAGTGCCGTAGATGAAATTTCCAGGGGGAATTATGGTGTGAATATAAAAGTTAACAGCACAAAGGAAATAAATAGTTTACTGAATTCCTTTAATGAAATGGCAGAAAAACTTTACGAGGGTGAAAAGTTAAAAAAGGCCTATGAGGAAAATAGAAAGCTTCTTATTGCAAATATCTCCCACGATCTTAAAACTCCCATTACTTCAATTCAAGGTTATATTGAAACAATGTTGGAAATGAGGGACTTACCTCAGGATAAAATAAACAAATATTATAAAATAATATATAATAATTCTGTTTATATGAATAAACTTATCGAGGATCTTTTTTTGTTCTCAAAATTGGATATGCAAAAATTAGAATTGAATTTTGAAAAAGTAGATGTAAAAAACTTTATGAATGATTTAATGGAAGAATTTAAATATGATATGGAAGATAGGGGAATTAAATTTAATTATGTAGATGAACTGAAAAAAGATTGTTATATAAATATTGACTGTAAAAGAGTTAATCAGATATTTAGAAATATTATTGGAAATGCAGTAAAATACAGTTGTAATAATGTTATAAAGATAGAAGTTAGATTATATGAAATGAAAGATTATTTATGTGCGAGCATAAAAGATAATGGACCTGGAATACCAGGGGATAAACTACAGAACATATTTAATAGATTTTATAAGGTGGACTATGCAAGAACTAAAGATTTGATGAGTACGGGACTGGGTCTTGCCATAGCAAAAGAACTTATGGAGTCTCACGGTGGAAGGATAGAAGTATCAAGTACACAGGGAGTTGGAACCTGCTTTACTGTTATGTTCCCAAGGAAGGTGGAGGATTCGGATGAAAAAAATTCTTATAATTGA
- a CDS encoding ABC transporter ATP-binding protein: MESIIQVKNFTKKYGSFTAVDDVSFEVERGSIFAFLGPNGAGKSTTINTLCTIIDKTSGELKINGCEVSREKSKVRNDIGIVFQECTLDTKLTVEENIKLHCEFYNVPKPEIKGRVDFILELVDLEAWRKAPVGSLSGGMKRRVEIARGLVHYPKVLFLDEPTKGLDPQTRLNIWNYIYKLQKEKNITIFLTTHYMDEAEICSKVAIIDHGKIVAYDTPHNLKREYTSKLTKIKISDNDSLIRYLKIKDIEYTLKKDIFKIYSNELKNILDIITIFKESICDFEISTGTLNDVFLTLTGKGIRE; encoded by the coding sequence ATGGAAAGTATAATTCAAGTAAAAAATTTCACTAAAAAGTATGGGAGTTTTACCGCAGTAGATGATGTTTCTTTTGAAGTAGAGAGGGGGAGTATTTTTGCATTTCTAGGTCCAAATGGTGCAGGTAAGAGCACAACTATAAATACCCTGTGTACTATAATAGATAAAACTTCAGGTGAACTTAAAATTAATGGTTGTGAAGTTTCAAGAGAAAAATCTAAAGTTAGAAATGATATAGGCATAGTATTTCAAGAGTGTACTTTAGACACCAAGCTGACCGTTGAAGAAAATATAAAATTGCACTGTGAATTCTATAATGTTCCAAAACCTGAAATTAAGGGAAGAGTTGATTTTATACTGGAACTTGTAGATCTTGAAGCTTGGAGAAAGGCTCCTGTGGGCAGTTTATCGGGAGGTATGAAAAGAAGAGTCGAAATAGCCCGGGGACTTGTACATTATCCCAAAGTACTTTTCTTGGACGAACCAACCAAAGGTCTCGATCCGCAGACTAGATTAAATATATGGAATTATATTTACAAATTGCAAAAAGAAAAGAATATAACTATATTTTTAACTACACATTATATGGATGAGGCAGAAATATGCAGTAAAGTAGCCATAATAGACCATGGAAAAATAGTTGCCTATGATACTCCTCACAATCTTAAAAGAGAGTATACTTCAAAACTGACTAAAATAAAAATTTCAGATAACGATTCACTTATAAGATACTTAAAAATTAAGGACATTGAGTATACATTGAAAAAGGATATATTTAAAATATATTCCAATGAACTAAAAAATATTTTAGATATCATAACCATATTTAAAGAATCAATCTGTGATTTTGAAATTAGCACAGGTACTCTAAATGATGTATTTTTAACTTTGACAGGAAAGGGGATAAGAGAATAA